A genomic stretch from Candidatus Alcyoniella australis includes:
- a CDS encoding asparagine synthase-related protein, with protein MPGIAGLFDSSLNAAQIEQRLNSGSRRIRRTDDQSIDSQAVDSFGVAAIFRNRAVPGASLLHGDEGLLVAVDGELRRCAAIHPDKNPATLVATLYREHGEDWVKLVQGEFSTAIYDPDRSALLLQSDRFGIRPLYYASNDQSVCFASTMAALVAIDPQFGKELDWQSVADYFAYEMLLADRSFLRGVQLVPAGSTVRVSDNAIQVGRYWSIEQIEIRRDESFDAAVDRADELLQTAVDGCCSDGLRHGLYITSGLDSRLIAGCLQRSGREFDSFTYGIPGCRDMVWGAELAALTGGRHHRFPLENGRWIVEHAQGFIAATEGIVQPFHSHGISVYPAASELIDVHLSGHGGGAFLGLDTSDQGLYAENDPQQKREKLDALFRLRLCKGFSQADYQRLFTPEAYAQLDGLYGRSFGRELDRFIALPSELMVDGLTLNSRFRKFFSYLMAAERDFYELRCPFMDYNLIDYVCSLPFEIRAGRRLQIGMISQKFPNLAKVPWQGSGSSLGEGNAWDRLRNRLRLSADRLLGDTIPALRLPTEPGRNYPQWAFADCTDWMRRIFGSERLRHRGILNADYLIEMLDGLPEVMQNQPYQQQRIRVYRLGMAISFELMCRRVFDGSEN; from the coding sequence ATGCCGGGCATAGCCGGACTGTTCGACAGCTCGCTGAACGCGGCCCAGATTGAGCAGCGGCTGAACTCGGGCTCGCGCAGGATACGACGCACGGACGATCAGAGCATCGATTCCCAGGCAGTCGACTCTTTTGGCGTTGCAGCAATATTCCGCAACAGAGCAGTTCCCGGCGCAAGCCTGCTGCATGGCGATGAGGGGCTGCTGGTCGCGGTGGACGGCGAACTCAGGAGATGCGCGGCGATACATCCTGATAAAAATCCGGCGACGTTGGTCGCTACACTCTACCGCGAGCACGGCGAAGATTGGGTCAAGCTCGTTCAGGGCGAATTCTCGACGGCGATCTACGACCCGGACCGATCAGCGCTGCTGTTGCAGTCCGATCGATTCGGTATCAGGCCGCTGTATTACGCGAGCAACGATCAATCGGTCTGTTTTGCCTCGACCATGGCCGCGCTGGTCGCCATCGATCCGCAGTTTGGAAAAGAGTTGGATTGGCAGTCGGTAGCCGATTATTTCGCCTACGAGATGCTGCTTGCCGACCGCAGCTTTCTTCGTGGCGTGCAGCTGGTGCCGGCCGGTTCAACGGTGAGGGTATCGGACAATGCGATACAGGTCGGTCGATACTGGAGCATCGAGCAGATCGAGATCCGCAGGGATGAGAGCTTCGATGCGGCGGTGGACAGAGCCGACGAGCTGTTGCAAACGGCGGTGGACGGATGTTGCTCCGATGGACTACGACACGGCCTGTACATCACCAGCGGTCTGGACAGCCGACTGATCGCCGGTTGCCTGCAGCGTAGCGGGCGAGAGTTCGACTCATTCACCTACGGCATTCCCGGCTGCCGCGACATGGTATGGGGCGCGGAACTGGCTGCGCTGACCGGCGGCAGGCACCACCGGTTTCCGTTGGAGAACGGACGCTGGATCGTCGAGCATGCCCAAGGATTCATCGCTGCGACAGAGGGAATCGTCCAGCCGTTCCATTCGCACGGAATTAGCGTATACCCAGCGGCATCAGAATTGATCGACGTCCACCTCAGCGGTCATGGCGGCGGCGCGTTCCTCGGATTGGACACCAGCGATCAGGGGCTTTACGCGGAAAACGATCCACAACAAAAGCGCGAGAAGCTCGATGCGCTGTTCCGCCTGCGGCTGTGCAAAGGATTTTCGCAGGCCGACTATCAACGCCTTTTCACGCCCGAGGCGTACGCTCAACTTGACGGTCTCTACGGACGATCATTCGGGCGCGAGCTCGATCGCTTCATTGCATTGCCCAGTGAGCTGATGGTGGACGGCCTTACGCTCAACAGCCGCTTCCGCAAGTTCTTCAGCTACCTGATGGCGGCTGAGAGAGATTTCTACGAGCTGCGTTGTCCATTTATGGATTACAATCTGATCGACTATGTATGCTCGTTGCCGTTCGAGATCAGGGCTGGTAGGCGTTTGCAGATCGGCATGATTTCACAAAAATTCCCAAACCTGGCCAAGGTGCCCTGGCAGGGGAGCGGATCATCGCTGGGCGAGGGCAACGCCTGGGACCGACTGCGCAATCGCCTCCGACTTTCCGCCGATCGCCTGCTTGGCGACACGATCCCGGCCCTGCGATTGCCGACCGAGCCGGGACGCAACTACCCGCAGTGGGCTTTTGCCGACTGCACGGACTGGATGAGGCGGATTTTCGGCAGCGAGCGGCTACGGCATCGAGGAATCCTCAACGCCGACTATCTGATCGAAATGCTCGATGGCTTGCCCGAGGTGATGCAAAACCAGCCCTATCAACAACAGCGAATCAGGGTCTACCGATTGGGGATGGCGATTTCGTTCGAGCTGATGTGCCGCAGGGTCTTCGACGGGAGCGAGAATTGA
- a CDS encoding ABC transporter permease: MSNRSITVIEPPKGWEAIDLRELWQYRELLYFLAWRDIKVRYKQSFLGIAWAILQPFVTMVVFTLIFGRMIKMEGEQIPYSIFAFIGLVIWTYFSRALGTSTLSLVANSPLLTKIYTPRAILPISGSLAALVDLVVSVIFMLGLLALYGYYPNWGFLWMLPFCLLAMLTAVGCGLWLSAINVRYRDIGQIVPFVIQIWFFLTPIVYPLSVLGEKWRFLFWLNPMTFIIDGFRWAVTDYPFPPLGGAAASLLIVAFLLVSGSYYFRRMESSFADVV, from the coding sequence ATGAGCAATCGTTCGATAACCGTAATCGAGCCACCCAAAGGTTGGGAAGCGATCGATCTGCGCGAGCTGTGGCAATACCGCGAGCTGCTGTACTTCCTGGCCTGGCGCGACATCAAGGTGCGCTACAAGCAGTCGTTTCTCGGTATCGCCTGGGCGATTCTCCAGCCGTTCGTGACGATGGTCGTGTTCACGTTGATTTTCGGCAGGATGATCAAGATGGAGGGCGAGCAGATCCCGTACTCGATCTTCGCCTTCATCGGACTGGTGATCTGGACCTATTTCTCGCGGGCATTGGGCACCTCGACCCTGAGCCTGGTGGCCAACTCACCGCTGCTGACCAAGATCTACACGCCGCGGGCGATATTGCCGATCAGCGGTTCGCTGGCCGCGCTGGTCGACCTGGTGGTCAGCGTGATCTTTATGCTTGGACTGCTGGCGCTCTACGGCTATTACCCGAACTGGGGATTCCTCTGGATGCTGCCGTTCTGCCTGCTGGCGATGCTGACCGCGGTCGGCTGCGGGCTATGGCTTTCGGCGATCAACGTGCGCTACCGCGACATCGGCCAAATCGTGCCGTTCGTGATCCAGATCTGGTTCTTTCTCACGCCGATCGTCTATCCGCTGAGCGTGCTGGGCGAGAAGTGGCGCTTCCTGTTTTGGCTCAACCCGATGACCTTTATCATCGACGGATTCCGCTGGGCGGTTACCGACTATCCGTTCCCGCCGCTGGGAGGGGCCGCTGCGTCGCTGCTGATCGTCGCGTTCCTGCTGGTGAGCGGATCGTACTATTTCCGTCGCATGGAAAGCAGCTTCGCGGACGTGGTGTGA
- a CDS encoding ABC transporter ATP-binding protein: MNDDIAIRVEGLGKRYRLGTMRKAYDLLSENIGDFVRSRVLHRQAQEKPPDDQILWALKDISFEVKRGEVLGIIGRNGAGKSTLLKILSRITTPTEGRAEIHGRVGSLLEVGTGFHMELTGRENIYLNGSILGMSRDEIAAKYDEIVEFSEIDRFIDTPVKRYSSGMKIRLGFAVAAHLQPEILLVDEVLAVGDEAFQRKCLGKMGNIAATGSTVVFVSHNLQTVRRLCQRGMIIENGSISKTGEVDLVIHSYLEQVVGPDQDAMDISQYRKTRMTQEFDIDRVEIRNSQGVITNLVLMDEEIEIRIFFRIQNDSRSYRIGLVFRAQDGTRIATLVSTHNGKQPIRVDSNKTYLISVRTHGPLLPGSYYIDINAKNSHDKYVFAVEGFPFTIAPVGKEEKVYDGVGIIRMENEWSDIVPVENWDAISDCGGSNNSKGK, encoded by the coding sequence ATGAATGACGACATCGCAATCAGGGTCGAGGGGCTGGGCAAGCGCTACCGTTTGGGCACGATGCGCAAAGCCTACGATCTGCTCAGCGAGAACATCGGCGATTTTGTGCGCAGCCGAGTGCTGCATCGGCAGGCGCAGGAAAAACCGCCCGACGACCAGATTCTCTGGGCGCTTAAGGACATCTCGTTCGAGGTCAAACGCGGCGAGGTGCTGGGGATTATCGGCCGCAACGGCGCGGGCAAGAGCACGCTTTTAAAAATTCTCTCGCGGATCACCACTCCCACCGAGGGCCGGGCCGAGATCCACGGCCGCGTGGGCTCGCTGCTCGAGGTCGGCACGGGCTTTCACATGGAGCTCACCGGACGCGAGAACATCTATCTCAACGGCTCGATCCTGGGCATGTCCCGCGACGAGATCGCGGCCAAATACGACGAGATCGTCGAGTTCTCCGAGATCGACCGCTTTATCGACACGCCGGTCAAACGCTACTCCAGCGGGATGAAGATCCGCCTCGGGTTCGCCGTGGCCGCGCATTTGCAGCCCGAGATCCTGCTGGTCGACGAAGTGCTGGCCGTGGGCGATGAGGCGTTTCAGAGAAAATGTCTGGGAAAGATGGGGAATATTGCTGCAACAGGTAGCACGGTTGTATTTGTCAGCCACAATCTACAAACGGTCAGGCGACTTTGCCAACGAGGGATGATTATAGAAAATGGAAGTATATCCAAGACGGGCGAGGTCGACTTGGTAATACACTCATACCTCGAACAGGTTGTCGGACCGGATCAAGATGCTATGGATATTTCTCAGTATCGAAAGACCCGTATGACACAGGAGTTCGATATCGATAGAGTTGAGATACGGAACAGCCAAGGCGTGATTACAAATCTGGTATTGATGGACGAGGAAATAGAGATCAGAATATTTTTCAGGATTCAGAATGATTCGAGGAGTTATCGTATAGGTTTGGTTTTCCGTGCACAGGATGGAACGCGCATCGCAACCCTTGTTAGCACACACAACGGCAAACAGCCGATACGCGTCGATTCGAACAAAACTTATTTGATATCCGTTCGTACGCACGGCCCACTTTTGCCCGGGTCTTATTATATCGATATTAACGCTAAAAATTCTCATGATAAATATGTATTTGCAGTTGAAGGGTTTCCTTTTACGATCGCCCCTGTCGGGAAGGAGGAAAAAGTTTACGATGGAGTCGGGATTATTAGAATGGAAAATGAATGGTCAGATATAGTTCCGGTTGAAAATTGGGATGCAATTTCAGATTGCGGTGGTTCCAATAATTCAAAAGGTAAATGA